The proteins below are encoded in one region of Buteo buteo chromosome 22, bButBut1.hap1.1, whole genome shotgun sequence:
- the CYSLTR1 gene encoding cysteinyl leukotriene receptor 1, whose product MTALFANLSCHHSIDDFRNRVYSTLYSMISITGFVGNGVVLYVLIKTYRQKTAFQVYMLNLAVSDFLCVCTLPLRVIYYVHKGNWFFSDFLCRISSYALYVNLYCSIFFMTAMSFFRCIAIVFPVQNINLVTEKKAKFVCVGIWIFVTLTSAPFLRNGTYQYGNKTKCFEPPEDSQKTNLVVILDFIALFVGFIFPFIVITICYTMIIRTLLKNSLKKNQANRKKAVWMIIIVTATFLVSFTPYHILRTVHLHVLRLKNASCEDAIYLQKSVVVTLPLAASNCCFDPLLYFFSGGNFRKRLTTFRKASSSSLTQAFRKKFSIKEKDEEPFGESHRENGKAAVAPS is encoded by the coding sequence ATGACGGCACTGTTTGCTAACTTGTCGTGCCACCACTCCATCGACGACTTCCGAAACCGAGTCTATTCCACGCTCTACTCCATGATCAGCATTACGGGCTTTGTCGGCAATGGCGTTGTGCTGTACGTCCTCATAAAAACATACCGGCAGAAGACGGCCTTCCAGGTGTACATGCTGAACCTTGCTGTGTCCGACTTCCTCTGCGTGTGTACCCTGCCCCTGCGTGTCATCTACTATGTCCACAAAGGGAACTGGTTCTTCAGTGACTTCCTATGCAGGATCAGTTCGTACGCGTTGTACGTCAACCTGTATTGCAGCATATTTTTCATGACTGCGATGAGCTTCTTCCGTTGCATAGCCATTGTTTTTCCAGTCCAGAACATCAATTTGGTAACGGAGAAGAAGGCTAAGTTTGTCTGCGTCGGCATCTGGATTTTTGTCACCCTGACAAGCGCTCCCTTCCTGCGAAACGGGACATACCAATATGGCAACAAGACCAAGTGCTTTGAACCCCCAGAAGACTCTCAGAAGACAAATCTAGTTGTGATCCTGGATTTTATTGCCCTATTTGTGggcttcatttttccatttattgtCATAACTATCTGCTACACAATGATCATAAGGACCTTACTGAAAAATTCCTTGAAGAAGAACCAGGCTAACCGCAAGAAGGCGGTCTGGATGATCATCATCGTGACGGCCACCTTTCTGGTGAGCTTCACCCCATACCACATCCTGCGTACGGTTCACCTCCACGTGCTGCGGCTGAAGAACGCCAGCTGCGAGGATGCCATATACCTACAGAAATCGGTCGTGGTAACGCTCCCCTTGGCAGCTTCCAACTGCTGCTTTGACCCGCTTCTCTATTTCTTCTCGGGGGGCAACTTTCGGAAGAGACTTACCACGTTTAGGAAggcttcttcctccagcttaACGCAAGCCTTCAGGAAAAAGTTCTCCATAAAAGAGAAGGATGAGGAACCCTTTGGAGAAAGCCATAGGGAGAATGGAAAGGCGGCCGTGGCCCCTTCATAA